The Apium graveolens cultivar Ventura chromosome 6, ASM990537v1, whole genome shotgun sequence genome contains a region encoding:
- the LOC141663553 gene encoding metalloendoproteinase 3-MMP-like, which translates to MAPTVFEKSSNIIFLLTTLLILPVFCISSKQSPFQFLENLQGYQKGDKVAGLHELKQYLNNFGYLNYNQENLESNSDQKDDHFDDILESAIKTYQLNYHLKPTGVLDSKTVSTMMLPRCGVSDIMINGATRMRAGQKKMHHHQKFMHAVSHYQFFTGSPKWPLDKTNLTYIFNTNRTSTNTTRAISRAFDKWAASTHFTFTQIQENSWISSNITADIRIGFYSRDHGDGYPFDGPYGVLAHASAPTSGSFHLDSDEAWSIGPVPDHIDLETVALHEIGHLLGLQHSSVIDAIMYPSVSDGMAKELHGDDVQGIKDLYNKV; encoded by the coding sequence ATGGCACCTACTGTGTTTGAAAAATCCTCAAACATAATCTTCCTCTTGACAACACTACTCATTCTCCCTGTATTCTGTATCAGTTCAAAACAGTCACCCTTTCAGTTTCTCGAGAATTTGCAAGGTTATCAAAAGGGTGACAAAGTTGCAGGGCTCCATGAGCTCAAGCAATATCTAAACAACTTTGGTTATCTAAACTATAATCAGGAGAACCTGGAATCCAACAGTGACCAAAAAGATGACCATTTCGACGATATCCTTGAGTCTGCCATCAAGACTTACCAGCTCAATTATCACCTGAAGCCCACCGGAGTCCTAGACTCCAAAACTGTATCAACCATGATGTTACCTCGATGTGGGGTCTCCGATATCATGATCAATGGCGCTACCAGGATGCGAGCAGGACAAAAGAAGATGCACCATCATCAAAAATTCATGCATGCAGTCTCCCATTATCAATTCTTCACCGGTTCACCAAAATGGCCACTTGACAAAACCAATCTTACTTATATTTTCAACACAAACCGTACTTCTACAAATACCACCAGAGCGATTTCACGAGCTTTCGATAAATGGGCTGCTTCCACACATTTCACATTTACACAAATTCAAGAAAATTCATGGATATCATCTAATATTACAGCTGATATTAGGATAGGCTTTTATAGCCGAGATCATGGAGATGGTTATCCTTTCGACGGGCCTTACGGAGTTCTAGCCCATGCCTCTGCGCCAACCAGTGGCAGTTTTCATCTTGATTCGGACGAGGCATGGTCCATTGGTCCAGTTCCGGATCACATAGACTTGGAGACAGTGGCTCTGCACGAGATAGGGCACCTTTTAGGGCTTCAACATAGCTCCGTCATAGATGCAATTATGTACCCCTCGGTTTCTGATGGAATGGCTAAGGAGTTACATGGTGACGATGTTCAGGGTATCAAGGATTTATACAACAAAGTCTGA